The genomic region GGAAAGTTATTCTTTATTTGAATTGATAAACTGACATGAgatgaaattattttgttttgatttctatttatcacaatttttttttttgtttctttcaatattaatgtattttaaaatttatttcataattctACTATATTATAGCAGAATTCGATCAAACAAACGCCGGTTTAAatgtaatgtaaaaaaaagccatgaaagcattttttttgcatttccaattcttttttaatacaataattcATAAGATAATTTAGATCTCTTTCGCTTGTGTGGTATattaataaagcaataaaaaagaatttgatCGTGCTAGATATAAAACAGCACCTTTTATgttattaaaagttaaataagAATGTGTAGGCAAAAATGACTTTCCCTAAAATACCTAACTAATGCTATAGAAACCTACAGAATATACAATAGATTTCAATTTTATGTATTATTACTGTATTCTAATAGATTTCAAACATTTGTATCTTTTTATCAAAATCAATTTGTCATAATCACTATCAGACGTTATAAGAAATCGAATATCATCATCATTGTTATGAAATTTCACAAAGTGGGGTGGCAACACCCAAGAATAAACCTCCTGCCTAtcttatgtatttgttttagGGTAGAATAGGGAAAAAATGACGTCATCGACCAGGGAGTGTAGCGGGAGTGGTAGTTATATTTGACAATATTTGCAAACGCAAaacgtatttatatatatatttgtattaaaattgtcaaatggttaataatttcttaaatatacataccgCAATGGAAATGCAATTCTCTTCAGTGTTGTTTGGAAATTTGACGATGAATTTAGAACCGGCCTTCTCTTCACTGTCATTCAGTGGACGAAAACGACATACCACTTTGATACTGTCCTCCGCTGGAATCTCCCGTTCAGCAGACATTTTGACGGTTGAGCGGTGCTGACCAAACCGTTATcctaaatatatgaagtttatCCAACcctaatatttcaaaatggtgACTTCGTAACTGCACTTCCAATTAGCACCGCTCAAATGCctcttcttttttcaattttatactACTTCGGAAGTGAAAATTATTACTGCATTTAACAATTATTGACTTTTGCTACTCTCCTGCCTcctacttttaaattttctttcttttaatattgtatttttctttacttCACTGCTTTTCCTTTTTGCAACTGCGACGTTTTCTGCTTGCTTAGCACAGACGCAGACACATGCAATTTCACACGTCAATCACACAACGGAATGGACGCGttagattttcttattaaaaaaaatgcaattaaaatagCACAGGATATCCTTTTTTCAAGGTTTTATGGaaagattttcaaattatttaattgttaaaaaatataaaaattttcactttgctCGTCAAACCGAACCGAACCGAACAGTAGAATATGAGACGACAAATACACACCTCGCATCGCAACAGAGGAGGATGAACGCGATTGACAGCAAAAAAGTGTTAACAGATTAGTGACTTCCAAAGGTATTTCAACACTTTGCAATAATGTCAGTACTATAATTATATTCTCTTAAGCAAATTATAATATACAGTAGTtcgtttttttatgaatattagcTTATTAGAAAGATAGAAGAATTGAAGTAATTATCATATTCTTGCATGTGTTCCAGTTAATGTGGCAAggctttgtttttgcattttcccaTTCACTTCTTTTGACAAGTTCAAAATAATTTCCAGCAGTTATCTCTTTTCTGTAACGGTCTCATAAACAATCAGCTGGATTTATTAGAGTTGCCCGACTAAAGATGTGTTCGgaatattactaaaatattttatttaaatatcgaaacaaattttattcaatgatataatgaaatatttactatataaaatgcatttatatgcagttattcaaataattttataaatgatATACCATAGGTGTTGTAGATGTTGAAATTATTTTGCcatcaatataatttcaaaaaggaTTACACCAAATCACCCTGTTCCTAAGAGTGTGTCAAAAGTgacaatttgtaaaaattccctCGTTCAGATTATTTCGTGCTGTTGTCAAATTAAGCAAAACACACtttaaacatattattttgtaataaattttctgTGATTACACAAGTTTTAACTTCAAAAAGTTTGTAGTTGATATCTCCATGAGTTTCcaaccaccaacaacaaccacagccgCGAGCACAGGTTTCTCGTTTGGTCTGGGAACTGCCGCTGGAGCTGCGAAGCCGGGATCTTTTTCGTTTGGCGCCACTGGTGGCGGAGACGCGGGCACTGTAAAACCTTTGTCATTTGGTGCGCCAGCTCCTACTGCAACCTCTATGGCTGCCCCCGCTGCTGTAGGGTTTGGTGGCAGTTTTCTAGGAGCTGCTACTACGACTACCGGTACAACCGGCGCTTTACCTACAGCTACAACTGCAACCACAGGCTTTTCTTTTGGTACACCAACAGCTAGCTCAGCAGCCGTGGCACCCTCTGCTGCTGCACCTGCAACAAGTGCGCCGTCAGGTTTTGGATTCGGTGCTGCACCGACAGCCGCCGCAACCACTGCTTCAACAGGTTTCGGGTTTGGCGCTACAGCAACGGCCGGTACAACCACAGCAATCGGGACTACTACCACATCTGTAGCTGCAGCGCCAGCTTTTTCATTGACAACAGCCAAAACCACAGCAACTGCCTTGCCAACTCTTGGTACATTAAGTGCCGCAACTGCTCCGGCCACAGGTGGTTTCGCAAATTTGAGTACTGCAACAAAAACTACAGAATCATCAGCTGTAGCAAATGCTTCACACCTAACATATAATCAATTGGAAGAGCACATTAATAAATGGACATTGGAATTagaggaacaagaaaaagtgttTGCGGATCAAGCGACACAAATCAATGCGTGGGATAAAATTCTTATTAGTAATAATCATAAAATACTCGAGCTGAATGATGCCGTACAAAAGGTAAAATCAGATCAGCAAACATTGGAACAGGAGTTGGAATTCATAGCCACCCAGCACAAAGAACTTGAGGAAAGTATTGTACCACTACAGAAGGAATTTCTTAAATTGCCGCAAGTTGATGTGGAGCGAAGTCAAACTTACCTCTTGGTTGAGAATTTAGACAcgcaattaaaacaaatgtcgGAGGATTTGAAAGAAATTATCGATAATCTAAATGAGTCGAATAAAGGTCAAGATAGTACAGATCCAATTATACAAATTGGTAAAATATTGAATGCTCACATGAGCTCTCTGCAGTGGATAGAGTCATCCACTACAAATATTTCCACCAAACTCGACGATATTACGAAGATGCACGAATCATTTAAGCGTGAATCAGAACGTTCCTTCCGATCAGCTTACTATAACTGAGTAATGGTTTTTTAAAGGATAttccaattttttcacaatatacatacattttgttaaaaccaagttttctataaaatacgttattttatttaatttctgtaaaattacaaataaatcaaGCAGTGGTCTT from Bactrocera tryoni isolate S06 chromosome 3, CSIRO_BtryS06_freeze2, whole genome shotgun sequence harbors:
- the LOC120771564 gene encoding nuclear pore glycoprotein p62; this encodes MSFQPPTTTTAASTGFSFGLGTAAGAAKPGSFSFGATGGGDAGTVKPLSFGAPAPTATSMAAPAAVGFGGSFLGAATTTTGTTGALPTATTATTGFSFGTPTASSAAVAPSAAAPATSAPSGFGFGAAPTAAATTASTGFGFGATATAGTTTAIGTTTTSVAAAPAFSLTTAKTTATALPTLGTLSAATAPATGGFANLSTATKTTESSAVANASHLTYNQLEEHINKWTLELEEQEKVFADQATQINAWDKILISNNHKILELNDAVQKVKSDQQTLEQELEFIATQHKELEESIVPLQKEFLKLPQVDVERSQTYLLVENLDTQLKQMSEDLKEIIDNLNESNKGQDSTDPIIQIGKILNAHMSSLQWIESSTTNISTKLDDITKMHESFKRESERSFRSAYYN